One genomic segment of Brassica napus cultivar Da-Ae chromosome A3, Da-Ae, whole genome shotgun sequence includes these proteins:
- the LOC106444788 gene encoding uncharacterized protein LOC106444788, producing the protein MRNVVRLRRVGQVSGAAGYDGSSESSSSSESASDSNFEDENVVESTESSHETGSSEFEEAEVLEEVEEESDHLEGMNFFAGTGAIPQASDSFNYQYGYGNEYWEAMDISSSDVEIIKPPAPEVIEISSDSTVAVNIIDISSRESSLWISMPAWSPAFSLGGSLDYSLESIGQSFDPYNEYHYSPMPMESPPANPKVGTGAREVDMEVQPEIVRDVQMMESTQNGRTRPNGALGGQVEKGSTSRRPASNVQDSRNIPTEEECNVCGADDHHTRACTRIRSQPDLSAYLICSSCETRGHFIADCPMTNVTIAVPISVVPPTSLLDQPHLQQEDQTLETLTLLGVLIGVLVAAKVTLGDWAFAGCGGRGHA; encoded by the coding sequence ATGAGGAATGTGGTACGGTTACGGAGGGTTGGACAAGTGTCTGGAGCAGCCGGTTATGATGGATCAAGTGAGTCAAGCTCATCCAGCGAGTCAGCATCTGATTCTAACTTTGAAGATGAGAATGTGGTCGAGAGCACCGAGAGTTCACATGAGACTGGGTCATCTGAATTTGAAGAAGCTGAAGTACTTgaagaagttgaagaagaaTCTGATCACCTGGAAGGCATGAACTTTTTCGCAGGAACGGGAGCAATTCCGCAAGCATCCGACTCATTCAACTACCAGTATGGTTATGGCAATGAGTATTGGGAAGCAATGGACATCAGCTCGTCCGACGTGGAGATCATTAAACCACCAGCGCCAGAagttattgagatctcatcagACAGCACAGTCGCCGTCAACATCATTGACATCAGTTCTCGTGAAAGCAGTCTGTGGATTTCGATGCCAGCTTGGAGTCCAGCATTTTCACTTGGAGGATCTCTTGATTACAGTTTGGAGAGCATCGGACAATCTTTTGATCCATACAATGAGTATCACTACTCACCAATGCCAATGGAGTCACCGCCAGCAAATCCTAAAGTCGGAACTGGAGCAAGGGAAGTAGACATGGAAGTTCAACCAGAGATCGTAAGAGATGTTCAGATGATGGAGAGTACTCAGAATGGAAGGACCAGACCAAATGGAGCTCTAGGTGGACAAGTGGAAAAAGGAAGTACCAGTAGAAGACCAGCATCAAATGTTCAAGACTCTCGCAACATTCCAACCGAAGAAGAATGCAATGTGTGTGGAGCGGATGATCATCATACTCGGGCTTGCACAAGGATTAGGAGTCAGCCAGACTTGAGCGCATATCTGATTTGCAGCTCATGTGAGACGCGTGGACACTTCATCGCAGATTGTCCAATGACCAACGTGACCATAGCCGTACCCATCTCCGTTGTTCCTCCTACCAGCCTGCTCGATCAGCCTCATCTACAACAGGAGGATCAAACCTTAGAGACCTTGACCTTACTAGGAGTCCTGATTGGGGTTCTCGTGGCGGCTAAG
- the LOC125607263 gene encoding uncharacterized protein LOC125607263: protein MNLVQGDRSVRDYDSEFTRLRRHVFDGREDEGTMIRNFMYGLKPELGSRLAGSNFYSLSDLVEKAVNVETVVEAERKATQNFGEHTKPNQREKQNFNKGQSFNKRREETFGGQSCYKGNSGICFSCGQQGHISRNCPSQRQSNQQGFSSLGRKDVICFTCGKKGHFATACSVNKPNPATPLAIGSHPSHPAIEPAPKRQNLGGRVYALEIENPDSTGPSKGPNAGTLHVVGKPKHVLFDSGETRRYVTPDEKEFVADLLIVPLEGYEVILGLDWL, encoded by the exons ATGAATTTAGTCCAAGGAGATAGGTCCGTAAGGGATTATGATTCTGAATTCACCAGGCTGAGGCGACATGTTTTTGATGGGCGTGAAGATGAAGGAACTATGATCCGTAACTTCATGTACGGGTTAAAACCAGAGCTTGGAAGTCGACTAGCTGGAAGTAATTTCTATAGCTTATCTGATCTGGTGGAAAAGGCAGTTAATGTTGAGACTGTAGTTGAAGCTGAACGGAAGGCTACACAAAATTTTGGAGAACACACCAAGCCCAATCAGAGAGAGAAGCAGAATTTCAATAAGGGTCAAAGTTTTAACAAACGAAGAGAGGAAACATTTGGAGGCCAATCATGTTACAAGGGTAACTCAGGAATATGTTTCTCATGTGGACAGCAGGGACACATTTCAAGAAATTGTCCCAGCCAACGACAGAGCAACCAGCAAGGTTTTTCATCATTAGGAAGGAAAGATGTCATTTGTTTCACCTGCGGTAAGAAGGGCCATTTTGCTACAGCATGTTCAGTGAACAAGCCAAACCCTGCGACCCCTCTCGCGATTGGATCTCATCCTAGCCATCCAGCAATTGAGCCAGCACCAAAGAGGCAAAACCTAGGAGGTAGGGTTTATGCCTTAGAAATAGAAAACCCTGATAGTACAGGACCGTCTAAGGGTCCCAATGCAG GAACCTTACATGTTGTTGGTAAACCCAAacatgtattgttcgactcGGGAGAAACACGTAGGTATGTGACTCCCGAT GAGAAAGAATTTGTGGCAGATTTGTTGATCGTGCCTTTGGAAGGGTACGAGGTGATTCTTGGATTGGACTGGCTGTAG